Proteins co-encoded in one Rattus rattus isolate New Zealand chromosome 5, Rrattus_CSIRO_v1, whole genome shotgun sequence genomic window:
- the LOC116901348 gene encoding LOW QUALITY PROTEIN: phosducin-like protein (The sequence of the model RefSeq protein was modified relative to this genomic sequence to represent the inferred CDS: inserted 1 base in 1 codon) encodes MTTLDDKLLGEKLQYYYSTSEDEDSDHEDKDRGXGAPASSSTPAEAELAGEGISINTGPKGVINDWCCFKQLETEQREEQCREMERLIKKLSMSCRSHLDEEEEQQKQKDLQEKISGKMTLKECGTMDKNLDDEEFLQQYRKQRMDEMRQQLHKGPQFKQVLEIPSGEGFLDMIDKEQKSTLIMVHIYEDGVPGTEAMNGCMICLATEYPTVKFCRVRSWVIGASSRFTRNALPALLIYKEGELIGNFVRVTDQLGEDFFAVDLEAFLQEFGLLPEKEVLVLTSVRNSATCHSEDSDLEID; translated from the exons ATGACAACCCTGGATGACAAGTTGCTGGGGGAGAAATTGCAGTACTACTACAGCACCAGTGAGGATGAGGACAGTGACcatgaagacaaagacagag agggagccCCAGCCAGTAGTTCCACGCCTGCGGAGGCTGAGCTGGCAGGCGAAGGCATTTCAATCAATACAG GTCCAAAAGGGGTGATCAATGACTGGTGCTGCTTCAAGCAGttggagacagagcagagggaggagcagtgCCGGGAGATGGAGCGGCTGATCAAAAAGCTGTCTATGAGCTGCAGGTCCCATCtggatgaagaggaggagcagcagaaacagaaggacctcCAGGAGAAAATCAGTGGGAAG ATGACTCTGAAGGAGTGTGGTACGATGGACAAGAATTTGGATGATGAAGAGTTTCTGCAGCAGTATCGGAAGCAGAGGATGGACGAGATGCGGCAGCAGCTTCATAAAGGGCCCCAATTCAAGCAAGTGCTTGAGATCCCCAGTGGAGAAGGATTTTTAGATATGATTGATAAAGAGCAGAAAAGCACCCTTATCATGGTTCATATTTATGAAGATGGTGTCCCAGGGACTGAAGCCATGAATGGCTGCATGATCTGCCTTGCCACAGAGTACCCCACTGTCAAATTCTGCCGAGTGAGGAGCTGGGTTATTGGGGCCAGCAGTCGTTTTACCCGGAATGCCCTTCCTGCTCTGCTCATCTACAAGGAGGGTGAATTGATTGGCAATTTTGTTCGTGTCACTGACCAGCTGGGCGAAGATTTCTTTGCTGTAGACCTTGAAGCTTTCCTGCAGGAATTTGGATTGCTCCCAGAAAAGGAAGTCTTGGTGCTGACATCTGTGCGAAACTCTGCCACCTGTCACAGTGAAGACAGCGATCTAGAAATAGATTGA